Proteins found in one Massilia sp. H6 genomic segment:
- a CDS encoding chemotaxis protein CheW codes for MKVLVFHIGAQRYGLPLAGLRQVLPVAALTTLPLAPSYVAGLLDLHGRPVPVIDLAQLAGLGVSVARFDTRIVVADYAAADGSVRALGLLLEHVLGVRQIAPGELFESGVRAAAFLGRVAADGAADGTADGTADGTADGAAMLQLVEVGQLLPAEVRATLFPPDAT; via the coding sequence ATGAAAGTGCTGGTCTTCCACATTGGCGCGCAACGCTATGGCTTGCCGCTGGCGGGGCTCAGGCAGGTACTGCCGGTGGCCGCGCTCACGACGCTGCCGCTGGCGCCGTCTTACGTGGCGGGCCTGCTCGACCTGCATGGCAGGCCGGTGCCGGTGATCGACCTGGCACAGCTGGCGGGCCTCGGTGTGTCAGTGGCGCGTTTCGATACCCGTATCGTGGTGGCCGACTACGCCGCCGCCGACGGCAGCGTGCGCGCCCTCGGCCTGCTGCTCGAGCACGTCCTCGGGGTGCGGCAGATCGCGCCTGGCGAGTTGTTCGAATCCGGCGTGCGCGCCGCTGCTTTCCTGGGCCGGGTTGCGGCCGATGGCGCGGCCGATGGCACGGCCGATGGCACGGCCGATGGCACGGCCGATGGCGCGGCCATGCTGCAGCTGGTCGAAGTCGGACAGCTGCTGCCAGCCGAGGTACGCGCCACGCTGTTTCCGCCGGACGCGACATGA
- a CDS encoding methyl-accepting chemotaxis protein, translating into MISNLSIKTKLTLGLAAIVAILLFLLALAYDNSQKLADANRWDRHTLEVLAASNNIGTSVLEVQSAVRGFLLTGNEALIAPLNADYAQAKLHLATATRLTQDNPLQQDRMRQLATTLDGWMAQVILPQISLRRSQDNGAGRGDTAAIEAAVLNGARTMASIRQQIADIAAEENRLMGVRSQLSATLQENMTLLLTVGGGATIALAALIGWLLIRALLAPLHSLNRTLGKIAAGDQSARAYVGSSDELGRVAVELNRMAQAIQDGQAKEQAATDDLRAKVDSLLAVVSLAAAGNLNGKVTIKGQDAIGQLGQGLATMFDNLRSHLNNVQKAGIQVTTSATEIAASSKQQEATGIEQAQTSIEILSTTREISANTTQLLRTMEQATEVADFTTRATSDAQGNLKRMDATMQYMVEASDSINAKLAALSEKTSNINSVLVTITKVADQTNILSLNAAIEAEKAGDAGRGFSVVATEIRRLADQTSVSTWDIEQMVKEMQSAVSASVMGMDKFSEEIRRSVGEVRQVAEQLTTVMGHVQKLTPQFDLVLEGMQSQAVGASQISETMLQLSDATQQTVDSLKATSEAVRQLQYAAGDLQSSVATFSVNS; encoded by the coding sequence ATGATTAGCAATTTGAGCATCAAGACCAAACTGACACTCGGCCTGGCAGCCATCGTGGCCATCTTGCTGTTCCTGCTGGCGCTGGCGTACGACAATTCGCAGAAGCTGGCCGACGCCAATCGGTGGGATCGCCATACGCTCGAGGTGCTGGCCGCGTCCAACAATATCGGCACCTCGGTGCTGGAGGTGCAAAGCGCTGTACGCGGTTTCCTGTTGACCGGCAACGAGGCCCTGATCGCGCCGCTCAATGCCGATTACGCACAGGCCAAGCTGCACCTGGCGACGGCCACGCGGCTGACGCAGGACAATCCGCTCCAGCAAGATCGCATGCGCCAGCTGGCGACGACGCTCGATGGATGGATGGCACAGGTAATCCTGCCGCAGATCAGCTTGCGCCGCAGCCAGGACAACGGCGCCGGGCGCGGCGACACGGCCGCCATCGAGGCAGCCGTACTCAATGGTGCCCGCACGATGGCCTCGATCCGCCAGCAGATCGCCGACATCGCCGCCGAGGAAAATCGGCTGATGGGGGTCCGCTCGCAGCTGTCGGCAACGCTGCAGGAAAACATGACGCTGCTGCTCACGGTCGGCGGCGGCGCTACCATTGCCCTAGCTGCGTTGATCGGCTGGCTGCTGATTCGCGCCCTGCTGGCGCCGCTCCACAGCCTGAACCGTACGCTGGGCAAGATTGCTGCCGGCGACCAGTCGGCGCGCGCCTACGTGGGCTCGAGCGACGAACTGGGCAGGGTCGCGGTCGAGCTCAACCGCATGGCGCAAGCCATCCAGGACGGTCAGGCCAAGGAGCAGGCAGCGACCGACGACTTGCGCGCCAAGGTCGACTCGCTGCTGGCCGTGGTCTCGCTAGCTGCCGCCGGCAACCTCAATGGCAAGGTGACGATCAAGGGGCAGGACGCCATCGGCCAGCTGGGCCAGGGCCTGGCGACCATGTTCGACAACCTGCGCAGTCACCTCAACAACGTGCAAAAGGCCGGGATCCAGGTCACTACTTCGGCCACCGAGATTGCCGCTTCGTCGAAGCAGCAGGAAGCCACCGGCATCGAACAGGCGCAGACCAGCATCGAGATCCTGTCGACGACGCGCGAGATCTCGGCCAATACCACCCAGCTCCTGCGCACCATGGAACAGGCCACGGAAGTGGCCGACTTCACCACCCGCGCCACTTCCGATGCTCAGGGCAACCTCAAGCGCATGGACGCAACCATGCAATACATGGTCGAGGCGAGCGATTCGATCAACGCCAAGCTGGCGGCGCTGTCGGAAAAGACCAGCAACATCAACAGCGTGCTGGTCACGATCACCAAGGTTGCCGACCAGACCAACATCCTGTCGCTCAATGCCGCAATCGAGGCCGAAAAGGCGGGCGACGCCGGCCGCGGCTTCTCGGTGGTGGCTACCGAAATTCGCCGCCTTGCCGACCAGACCTCGGTCTCGACCTGGGATATCGAACAGATGGTCAAGGAAATGCAGTCGGCAGTCTCGGCCAGCGTCATGGGCATGGACAAGTTTTCTGAAGAGATCCGGCGCAGCGTGGGCGAGGTACGCCAGGTGGCCGAGCAGCTCACGACGGTCATGGGCCACGTTCAGAAGCTCACGCCGCAGTTCGACCTGGTGCTGGAAGGGATGCAGTCGCAGGCGGTCGGCGCCTCGCAGATTTCGGAGACCATGCTGCAACTGAGCGACGCTACGCAGCAGACGGTCGACTCGCTCAAGGCGACCAGCGAAGCGGTGCGCCAGCTGCAGTATGCGGCCGGAGACCTGCAGTCGTCGGTCGCTACCTTCTCGGTCAACAGCTGA
- a CDS encoding inorganic phosphate transporter codes for METLNISIWVLGFLVVLALVFDFMNGFHDSANSIATVVSTGVLKPQNAVAMAAFFNFIAIFVVSMKVAQTIGKGTIDPQIVDHYVIFGALVGAITWNVITWYYGIPSSSSHALIGGLVGAAVAKSGTGALIAAGLLKTVAFIVVAPLLGFVLGSTIMLAVSWIFVKSTPRKVDVWFRRLQLVSAAGYSLGHGGNDAQKTMGIIWMLLIAAGVTSPTDALPPMWVIISCYAAIAFGTLFGGWRIVKTMGQKITKLKPVGGFCAETGGAMTLLMASFFGIPVSTTHTITGAIVGVGASQKASAVRWGLAGNIVMAWVVTIPASAFMAAVAWWIGTKIM; via the coding sequence ATGGAAACTCTCAATATCAGCATCTGGGTGCTGGGCTTTCTGGTGGTCCTGGCCCTGGTGTTCGACTTCATGAATGGCTTCCACGATTCGGCGAACTCGATCGCCACCGTGGTCTCGACCGGCGTGCTCAAGCCGCAAAATGCGGTTGCCATGGCGGCATTCTTTAACTTCATCGCGATCTTCGTGGTGAGCATGAAGGTGGCGCAGACCATAGGCAAGGGCACCATCGATCCGCAGATCGTCGACCATTACGTCATTTTCGGAGCCCTGGTCGGGGCGATTACCTGGAACGTGATCACCTGGTACTACGGCATTCCGTCTTCGTCCTCGCACGCACTGATCGGCGGCCTGGTGGGCGCCGCGGTGGCCAAGTCGGGCACCGGCGCGCTGATCGCGGCTGGCCTGCTCAAGACCGTTGCCTTCATCGTGGTGGCGCCGCTGCTCGGCTTCGTGCTCGGTTCGACCATCATGCTGGCGGTGTCGTGGATCTTCGTGAAGTCGACGCCGCGCAAGGTCGACGTCTGGTTCCGCCGCCTGCAGCTGGTGTCGGCGGCCGGCTACTCGCTCGGCCACGGCGGCAACGACGCGCAAAAAACCATGGGCATCATCTGGATGCTGCTGATCGCAGCCGGTGTCACCAGCCCGACCGATGCGCTGCCACCGATGTGGGTCATTATCTCGTGCTACGCGGCGATTGCCTTCGGCACGCTGTTTGGCGGCTGGCGTATCGTCAAGACCATGGGGCAGAAGATCACCAAGCTCAAACCGGTGGGCGGCTTCTGCGCCGAAACCGGGGGCGCGATGACGCTGCTGATGGCAAGCTTCTTCGGTATTCCGGTCTCGACCACCCACACCATCACCGGCGCGATCGTCGGCGTGGGCGCCTCGCAGAAGGCCTCGGCCGTGCGCTGGGGCCTGGCCGGCAATATCGTCATGGCCTGGGTGGTCACCATCCCGGCGTCGGCCTTCATGGCGGCGGTGGCATGGTGGATCGGTACCAAGATCATGTAA
- a CDS encoding DUF47 domain-containing protein, whose protein sequence is MFGRLMPQEGKFFDLFNQHAALCVKGAQEMVGLMTNFDDLEIRTHAVESIEKQADAITYACVDMLHKTFITPIDRDDIHKLITRMDDILDMMEDGAQTVSLYDLKSVTPEAKRLAELCLSCCLKVQEAVGLLHDMGNAQKIVAICEEIDRFESDADHVMRAAMSKLFRDEPDVRNLIKMKAIYEILETVTDRCEDVANIIEGIIVENA, encoded by the coding sequence ATGTTCGGACGCCTGATGCCCCAGGAGGGGAAGTTCTTTGACCTGTTCAACCAGCACGCCGCGCTGTGCGTGAAGGGCGCGCAGGAGATGGTTGGCCTGATGACCAATTTCGACGACCTTGAAATCCGCACCCACGCCGTGGAAAGCATCGAAAAACAGGCCGACGCCATCACCTACGCCTGCGTCGACATGCTGCACAAGACCTTTATCACGCCGATCGACCGCGACGACATCCACAAGCTGATCACCCGCATGGACGATATCCTCGACATGATGGAAGACGGCGCCCAGACCGTGTCGCTGTACGACCTCAAATCGGTAACGCCTGAAGCCAAGCGCCTGGCCGAGCTGTGCCTGTCTTGCTGCCTGAAGGTGCAGGAAGCCGTCGGCCTGCTGCACGACATGGGCAACGCCCAGAAGATCGTCGCGATCTGCGAAGAAATCGACCGTTTCGAATCCGACGCCGACCACGTGATGCGCGCCGCCATGTCGAAGCTGTTCCGCGACGAGCCGGACGTGCGCAATCTGATCAAGATGAAGGCGATCTACGAGATTCTCGAAACCGTCACCGACCGTTGCGAAGATGTCGCCAACATCATCGAAGGCATCATCGTCGAGAATGCGTAA
- a CDS encoding replicative DNA helicase, with amino-acid sequence MNSPPDPQVDSLRIPPHSIEAEQSVIGGLLRDNAAWDRIADFMHADDFYRYDHRIIFEQMVRLINGGKPADVITVYEAMVSLGKADDVGGLQYLNAMAQNTPSAANIRRYAEIVRDRGILRKLITVADEISGNAFNPQGKEVKQMLDEAESKIFAIAETGARGQQGWNPIQPLLTQVVERIDELYSRENQGEITGVPTGFIDLDRMTSGLQPGDLVIVAGRPSMGKTAFSINIGENVAIEAGLPVAVFSMEMGGTQLAMRMLGSVGMLDQHRLRTGRLNDEDWPRLTHAIQKMNDAQLYIDETPALNPIEMRARARRLARQCGKLGLIIVDYLQLMQGSQPGDNRTAEISEISRSLKGLAKELHCPVIALSQLNRSLEQRPNKRPVMSDLRESGAIEQDADVIIFLYRDEVYNPDSPDKGTAEIIIGKQRNGPIGAIRLTWIGQYTKFGNYSGNLAVYQGD; translated from the coding sequence ATGAATTCCCCTCCCGATCCGCAAGTCGATTCGCTGCGCATCCCCCCGCATTCCATCGAAGCCGAACAGTCCGTGATTGGCGGGCTCCTGCGCGACAATGCCGCCTGGGACCGTATCGCCGACTTCATGCACGCGGACGATTTCTACCGCTACGACCATCGCATCATCTTCGAACAGATGGTCCGCCTGATCAATGGCGGCAAGCCGGCCGACGTGATCACGGTCTACGAGGCCATGGTCTCGCTGGGCAAGGCCGACGACGTCGGCGGCCTGCAGTACCTGAACGCCATGGCGCAGAACACGCCCTCGGCAGCCAATATCCGCCGCTATGCCGAGATCGTGCGCGACCGCGGCATCCTGCGCAAGCTCATTACCGTCGCCGACGAAATCTCGGGCAATGCCTTTAACCCGCAGGGCAAGGAAGTCAAGCAGATGCTTGACGAAGCCGAGTCGAAGATTTTCGCGATCGCCGAAACCGGCGCCCGCGGCCAGCAGGGCTGGAACCCGATCCAGCCGCTGCTCACGCAAGTGGTCGAACGCATCGACGAACTGTATTCGCGCGAAAACCAGGGCGAAATTACCGGCGTGCCGACCGGCTTCATCGACCTCGACCGCATGACCTCGGGCCTGCAGCCGGGCGACCTGGTGATCGTTGCCGGCCGCCCATCGATGGGCAAGACTGCGTTCTCGATCAATATCGGCGAGAACGTCGCCATCGAGGCAGGCCTGCCGGTGGCGGTGTTCTCGATGGAAATGGGCGGCACCCAGCTGGCCATGCGTATGCTCGGCTCGGTCGGCATGCTCGACCAGCACCGCCTGCGTACCGGCCGCCTCAACGACGAAGACTGGCCGCGCCTGACGCATGCGATCCAGAAGATGAACGACGCCCAGCTGTACATCGACGAGACGCCGGCGCTGAACCCGATCGAGATGCGCGCGCGCGCGCGCCGCCTGGCCCGCCAGTGCGGCAAGCTCGGCCTGATTATCGTCGACTACCTGCAGCTGATGCAGGGTAGCCAGCCGGGCGACAACCGCACCGCCGAGATTTCCGAGATCTCGCGTTCGCTCAAGGGCCTGGCCAAGGAATTGCATTGCCCCGTGATCGCGCTGTCGCAGCTGAACCGCTCGCTCGAACAACGCCCCAACAAGCGGCCGGTAATGTCCGACCTGCGCGAATCGGGCGCGATCGAACAAGATGCGGACGTGATCATCTTCTTGTACCGCGACGAGGTCTACAACCCCGACTCGCCCGATAAAGGCACCGCCGAAATCATCATCGGCAAACAGCGTAACGGTCCGATCGGGGCGATTCGCCTGACCTGGATCGGCCAGTACACCAAGTTCGGCAACTACAGCGGTAACCTCGCCGTGTACCAGGGCGATTAA
- a CDS encoding IS1595 family transposase, which translates to MKAPRFAKLFAQLPMLNQVQRQQVLDAPHPAAGLDRAVALIGQIRSAGRRCPECGCQRYHRHGQANDLQRFRCCQCRRTFNDLSGTPLARLRLRGKWLDYLGALLDSRAVRDAAKRVGVHRNTAFRWRHRFLNRVKHDRPAQLVGIVEADEMFLLESQKGSRTLDRPPRKRGGRASLPGTSRHLDCILVARDRSGQTIDAVTGRGALKVAQLVLHLLPRLAPQALLVTDSHAAYRAFARQRGIAHQAVNLRSGERVRNAIHVQNVNAYHRRLRQWLARFHGVASRWLPNYLGWHWALDGGRVTSVEHLLRIACGLIHSQR; encoded by the coding sequence ATGAAAGCGCCCCGGTTTGCCAAGCTGTTTGCCCAGCTTCCCATGCTCAACCAGGTCCAGCGGCAGCAGGTGCTCGATGCCCCGCATCCCGCAGCCGGCCTAGACCGGGCAGTCGCCCTGATTGGGCAGATCCGTTCCGCAGGGCGGCGCTGTCCTGAATGCGGCTGCCAGCGCTACCACCGCCACGGCCAGGCCAACGACCTGCAGCGTTTTCGCTGCTGCCAGTGCCGGCGCACATTTAACGACCTGTCCGGCACGCCGCTGGCGCGGCTCAGGCTGCGCGGCAAGTGGCTCGACTACCTCGGCGCCCTGCTCGATTCCCGGGCGGTGCGCGACGCCGCCAAGCGGGTTGGCGTCCACCGCAACACGGCGTTTCGTTGGCGCCATCGCTTCCTGAACCGGGTCAAGCATGACCGGCCAGCGCAGCTCGTCGGCATCGTCGAAGCCGACGAAATGTTTTTGCTGGAATCGCAGAAAGGCTCACGCACACTCGATCGCCCGCCGCGCAAGCGAGGCGGCCGGGCCAGCCTGCCCGGTACTTCACGCCACCTCGATTGCATCCTGGTCGCGCGTGACCGCAGTGGACAGACCATCGATGCCGTTACCGGCCGTGGCGCGCTGAAGGTAGCCCAACTGGTGCTGCACCTGTTGCCGAGGCTGGCCCCGCAAGCGCTTCTGGTCACCGATTCGCACGCCGCCTACCGTGCGTTTGCCCGTCAGCGGGGTATTGCCCACCAGGCAGTCAATCTGCGCTCCGGCGAGCGGGTCCGGAACGCGATCCATGTCCAGAACGTGAACGCCTACCACCGGCGCTTGCGCCAATGGCTGGCGCGGTTCCACGGGGTTGCCTCGCGTTGGCTGCCAAATTACCTGGGCTGGCACTGGGCACTTGATGGCGGGCGGGTCACTTCCGTCGAGCACTTGCTACGCATCGCTTGTGGACTCATCCATAGCCAACGGTGA
- the rplI gene encoding 50S ribosomal protein L9, with protein sequence MQVILLEKVVNVGNLGDVVKVKDGYARNFLIPQKMARRATSSAVAEFEVKRAELEKAAAEKLSAAQAQGDKLSGMTVTIGQKAGVDGRLFGSVTNFDIAEALSKQGFAVEKSQVRMPTGPLKTTGEFPVAVALHTDVVTEITIAVVGEAA encoded by the coding sequence ATGCAAGTGATCCTTTTGGAAAAAGTTGTTAACGTCGGCAACCTGGGCGACGTGGTCAAGGTCAAGGACGGTTACGCACGTAACTTCCTGATCCCGCAAAAGATGGCCCGCCGTGCGACGTCGTCGGCTGTTGCCGAGTTCGAAGTCAAGCGCGCCGAACTGGAAAAAGCAGCAGCTGAAAAGCTGTCGGCTGCCCAGGCGCAAGGCGACAAGCTCAGCGGCATGACCGTCACCATCGGCCAGAAGGCCGGCGTCGACGGCCGTCTGTTCGGTTCGGTCACCAACTTCGACATCGCTGAAGCGCTGAGCAAGCAAGGCTTCGCAGTCGAGAAGTCGCAGGTCCGCATGCCGACCGGCCCACTCAAGACCACGGGCGAGTTCCCGGTTGCAGTCGCACTGCACACCGACGTCGTCACGGAAATCACCATCGCCGTCGTCGGCGAAGCCGCTTAA
- the rpsR gene encoding 30S ribosomal protein S18, with product MAFGKKFDKNKAKEKLKRKQQNPLFKRKKFCRFTAANVEQVDYKDVDTLKDFVQENGKIMPARLTGTKAHYQRQVDTAIKRARYLALLPYTDLHHA from the coding sequence ATGGCATTCGGTAAAAAGTTCGACAAAAACAAAGCCAAAGAAAAACTGAAGCGCAAACAGCAAAACCCGCTGTTCAAGCGCAAGAAATTCTGCCGCTTCACGGCTGCAAACGTGGAACAGGTCGACTACAAGGACGTCGACACCCTGAAGGACTTCGTCCAGGAAAACGGCAAGATCATGCCGGCACGCCTGACCGGCACCAAGGCGCACTACCAGCGCCAGGTCGACACCGCGATCAAGCGCGCACGCTACCTCGCGCTGCTGCCGTACACCGACCTGCACCACGCTTAA
- the priB gene encoding primosomal replication protein N, whose product MNEFRLIATIAERDVLRYTPAGVPIVGAILMHSSQQEEARVARLVEFEVPALAAGEVSGRFASAELGAAYEFTGFLARKNRNSKALVFHIIDFSAA is encoded by the coding sequence GTGAACGAATTCAGGCTCATCGCGACCATCGCCGAGCGTGACGTACTGCGTTACACCCCGGCCGGTGTCCCCATCGTGGGCGCCATCCTGATGCACAGTTCGCAGCAGGAAGAGGCAAGGGTTGCAAGGCTGGTCGAGTTTGAAGTCCCCGCGCTGGCCGCGGGCGAGGTTTCAGGCAGGTTTGCCAGCGCTGAACTGGGCGCGGCTTACGAGTTCACCGGATTTTTGGCCAGGAAGAACCGCAACAGCAAAGCACTGGTGTTTCACATCATTGATTTCAGTGCCGCATAG
- the rpsF gene encoding 30S ribosomal protein S6 — MRHYEIVFIVHPDQSEQVPAMIERYKATVSSRGGNIHRVEDWGRRQMAYQIQKLPKAHYICLNIECDNETLVELETAFKFNDAVLRHLTVKMKKAETAPSPMMKSVQREDAAKSHRAEASAPAAAPAAAAPAPAAA; from the coding sequence ATGCGTCATTATGAAATCGTTTTTATCGTCCACCCGGACCAGAGCGAGCAGGTCCCGGCGATGATCGAGCGTTACAAAGCCACGGTCTCCAGCCGCGGCGGTAACATCCATCGCGTCGAAGACTGGGGCCGTCGTCAGATGGCTTACCAGATCCAGAAGCTGCCAAAAGCCCACTACATCTGCCTGAACATCGAGTGCGACAACGAGACCCTGGTCGAGCTGGAAACCGCATTCAAGTTCAACGATGCCGTCCTGCGTCACCTGACCGTCAAGATGAAGAAAGCTGAAACCGCACCGTCGCCGATGATGAAGTCGGTCCAGCGCGAAGACGCAGCCAAGAGCCACCGCGCTGAAGCCTCGGCACCAGCGGCAGCACCTGCTGCTGCAGCCCCGGCCCCGGCAGCTGCTTAA
- the lexA gene encoding transcriptional repressor LexA — translation MLKLTARQEQILNLIKEAIENTGFPPTRAEIAAELGFRSANAAEEHLQALARKGAIEISPGTSRGIRLIGASVEPVPLVPAALMMPLPLVGRVAAGSPILAQEHVEATYNVDAAMFSARPDFLLKVKGWSMRDAGICDGDFLAVKKIDSAKNGQIVVARLGDEVTVKRYRKTGNLVELLPENPDFKVIQVRPEDEFALEGLAVGLMRSWH, via the coding sequence ATGCTCAAGCTCACCGCAAGGCAAGAACAGATCCTTAACCTGATCAAGGAAGCGATCGAGAACACCGGCTTCCCGCCAACCCGCGCGGAAATCGCGGCAGAGTTGGGCTTTCGCTCGGCCAATGCCGCCGAAGAACACCTGCAAGCGCTGGCGCGCAAGGGCGCGATCGAAATTTCACCGGGCACGTCGCGCGGCATCCGCCTGATCGGCGCTTCGGTCGAGCCAGTGCCGCTGGTGCCGGCGGCCCTCATGATGCCGCTGCCGCTGGTCGGCCGCGTCGCTGCCGGTTCGCCGATCCTTGCACAGGAACACGTCGAAGCGACCTATAACGTTGATGCTGCGATGTTTTCCGCGCGCCCCGACTTCTTACTCAAGGTCAAGGGCTGGTCGATGCGCGACGCCGGCATCTGCGACGGCGACTTTCTGGCGGTCAAGAAGATCGACAGCGCCAAGAACGGCCAGATCGTGGTGGCCAGGCTGGGCGACGAAGTCACCGTCAAGCGCTACCGCAAGACTGGCAACCTGGTCGAGCTGCTGCCGGAAAACCCGGATTTCAAGGTGATCCAGGTCAGGCCCGAAGACGAGTTCGCGCTCGAGGGGCTGGCGGTGGGCTTGATGCGCAGCTGGCACTGA
- a CDS encoding sel1 repeat family protein: protein MKAYTKLANAGNPEAQQALGQMFWYGEAGQVDEARAEALFKKSAAKGNKVAIASLELMTQRVARRKDIDYWIKGYDGEDLKSGELRCVAPRIPAMSKINADIDRISGAVTNWQECYNRFVTSLNAAVPLTKRIPADIAKLMTKDETAASTVYLTQLQSNLTEEAKVNSKLVLADFAAWRAATEAYVAEHNAMVKSSSEAKKAK from the coding sequence ATGAAGGCATACACAAAGCTGGCCAATGCCGGCAACCCCGAGGCGCAGCAGGCACTGGGCCAGATGTTCTGGTATGGCGAAGCTGGGCAGGTGGACGAGGCCAGGGCCGAAGCGTTGTTCAAGAAATCGGCCGCCAAGGGCAACAAGGTGGCGATCGCTTCGCTCGAACTGATGACGCAGCGCGTCGCGCGCCGCAAGGACATCGATTACTGGATCAAGGGCTACGACGGCGAAGACCTGAAATCAGGTGAACTGCGCTGCGTCGCCCCGCGCATTCCGGCAATGTCCAAGATCAACGCCGACATCGACCGGATCAGCGGTGCCGTTACCAATTGGCAGGAATGCTATAACAGGTTTGTCACCAGCCTGAACGCGGCGGTGCCGCTGACCAAGCGCATTCCGGCCGACATCGCCAAGCTCATGACCAAGGACGAAACCGCGGCATCGACGGTCTACCTGACGCAGCTGCAATCGAACCTGACCGAAGAAGCCAAGGTGAACTCAAAGCTGGTGCTGGCCGATTTCGCGGCATGGCGGGCAGCGACCGAGGCCTATGTGGCGGAGCACAATGCGATGGTCAAGAGTTCTTCGGAAGCGAAGAAGGCTAAGTGA
- a CDS encoding cystathionine gamma-synthase family protein, with amino-acid sequence MSDKYGFTTTILHSDRRKAIEQGSLHKPVHTSVAFGYTDARQLASVFQGKEPGFRYGRQGNPTVSALEDKISKMEGGVGTLCFATGMGAIGALFQALLRSGDHIVSSSFLFGNTNSLWQTVAGQGVDVDFVDATDAANVEAVLRPETRMVFVETIANPRTQVADLARIGQLCRERGILYVVDNTMTTPYLFRPKAVGAGLVVNSLTKSIGGHGNALGGALTDTGEFDWSSYPHIAPNFRKQPSQAQGLAQLRAKALRDFGAALGPEAAHHIAIGAETLALRMERTSSNALALARMLEGDVRVAAVHYPGLASHAQHGIAQALFRAGGSLLSFELVDAIDPFDYLNRLQLGIAASNLGDTRTLVIPVAHTIFFEMGAERRASMGIAESLIRVSVGIEDTDDLLNDFRQALDQ; translated from the coding sequence ATGAGCGATAAGTACGGCTTTACCACCACCATCTTGCACAGCGATCGCCGCAAGGCGATCGAGCAAGGCTCGCTACACAAGCCGGTGCATACTTCGGTCGCCTTCGGCTATACCGATGCGCGCCAGCTGGCCTCGGTCTTCCAGGGCAAGGAGCCGGGCTTTCGTTATGGCCGCCAGGGCAACCCTACCGTCAGCGCGCTCGAGGACAAGATCAGCAAGATGGAAGGCGGCGTCGGTACGCTGTGCTTCGCCACCGGCATGGGCGCGATCGGCGCGCTGTTCCAGGCGCTGCTGCGCAGCGGCGACCATATCGTGTCCTCGTCCTTTCTGTTTGGGAACACCAACAGCCTGTGGCAGACGGTGGCCGGCCAGGGCGTGGACGTGGACTTTGTCGACGCCACCGATGCCGCCAACGTGGAAGCGGTGCTCAGGCCCGAAACGCGCATGGTCTTCGTCGAGACCATTGCCAATCCGCGCACCCAGGTGGCCGACCTGGCCCGAATCGGCCAGCTGTGCCGCGAGCGCGGCATCCTGTATGTGGTCGACAACACCATGACCACGCCCTACCTGTTCCGTCCCAAGGCGGTCGGGGCGGGCCTGGTAGTCAATTCGCTGACCAAGTCGATCGGCGGCCATGGCAACGCGCTGGGTGGCGCGCTGACCGATACCGGTGAGTTCGACTGGAGCAGCTATCCGCATATCGCGCCCAACTTTCGCAAGCAGCCAAGCCAGGCGCAAGGCCTGGCCCAGCTGCGCGCGAAAGCCCTGCGCGACTTCGGCGCGGCGCTGGGGCCGGAGGCAGCCCACCACATCGCCATCGGCGCCGAAACGCTGGCGCTGCGAATGGAGCGCACCAGTAGCAACGCGCTGGCGCTGGCGCGAATGCTGGAAGGCGACGTGCGGGTCGCTGCAGTCCATTATCCCGGGCTGGCTTCGCATGCGCAGCACGGCATCGCGCAAGCGCTGTTTCGTGCTGGCGGCTCGCTGCTCAGTTTCGAGCTGGTCGATGCGATCGACCCTTTCGATTACCTGAACCGCCTGCAACTGGGCATCGCAGCGAGCAACCTGGGCGATACCCGCACCCTGGTGATCCCGGTAGCGCACACGATCTTCTTCGAGATGGGCGCCGAGCGCCGCGCCAGCATGGGCATTGCCGAGTCGCTGATCCGGGTCTCGGTCGGCATCGAGGACACCGACGACCTGTTGAACGATTTTCGCCAGGCGCTCGATCAGTAG